The Macrobrachium nipponense isolate FS-2020 chromosome 1, ASM1510439v2, whole genome shotgun sequence genome includes a window with the following:
- the LOC135219062 gene encoding uncharacterized protein LOC135219062 → MWPEQADVSTCYPPETPEEVLTTVVSEEATVPIEDPRFTARRSCPRRMISDNATNFKTGSSLIQSLYDDTDVQSTLTRENCKWTFITPRAPHQGGFYERMVGSVKSALKKAIFKKRINSDELNTIVTEIERRINNRPLTYVDATSPDTVDALTPSYLLYGYRLNLLPTTIDRDYLNDPDFELDHKQCNERFKFVSQLIHAFQEQWEKEYLQSLRDRHYFNGDPTQPFQPRLK, encoded by the exons ATGTGGCCAGAACAGGCAGATGTATCTACATGCTACCCACCTGAAACACCTGAAGAAGTTTTAACTACAGTTGTCAGTGAAGAAGCTACTGTTCCCATAGAGGATCC GCGATTCACTGCACGAAGATCTTGCCCTCGTCGAATGATTTCTGACAACGCCACTAACTTCAAAACTGGTTCTTCCTTGATTCAGTCCTTGTATGATGACACTGACGTTCAGTCCACACTGACTAGGGAAAATTGTAAATGGACATTCATCACACCTAGGGCACCCCATCAAGGAGGCTTCTATGAGAGGATGGTTGGCAGTGTGAAGTCAGCACTAAAGAAAGCTATATTCAAGAAGAGGATTAATTCTGACGAACTGAATACCATTGTCACTGAGATAGAGCGTCGTATTAACAATAGACCTCTTACATATGTGGATGCTACATCTCCAGATACCGTCGATGCCCTTACCCCTTCTTACCTGTTGTATGGCTACCGGTTAAACTTGTTACCCACTACCATAGACCGGGACTACCTGAATGACCCAGATTTTGAGCTTGACCACAAACAATGTAATGAGAGATTCAAGTTTGTATCTCAGTTAATACATGCATTCCAAGAACAGTGGGAGAAGGAATACTTGCAGTCCCTGAGAGATAGACACTATTTCAACGGGGATCCAACCCAACCGTTCCAACCAAGATTAAAGTAG